A genomic stretch from Xiphophorus maculatus strain JP 163 A chromosome 14, X_maculatus-5.0-male, whole genome shotgun sequence includes:
- the LOC106699641 gene encoding NACHT, LRR and PYD domains-containing protein 12-like, translating to MLFTSAMVEIDASNSCLTAVRVLRVSLVDELEGQIDSLIEELVDQNAFTRDDREEVLCQPGPRARVRKVLDILECKGEEAAKVFLSVRSHRQLSKNAPQVPTSEYKKMQQKHKDVLRRRSESMLFYNSRHGDKILFSEHYVNLLLVDGHQALEIKRHEVLAFGQKRLSLQHKSGLQRKIAPAELFSRTNEKRPIKKVLVTGVAGIGKTVLVQKILFDFGQNKDHLGFDFVIHMSFRDLNLIDKPTNFRELVLRKNRHLSKELDYILANDDKLLIILDGFDEFRHYRSCDVDVFVSEPEEDAEVNEILGSLLQGELLPNASVMLTSRPTAINHIPVGCIDRYVLIAGFSINEVQDFFLRYFQDATVADRMFSMVSANELMLTLCYIPAFCSIVCCILNESKDLCGESPKTMTDIYVQYLVALLRSHTQSRTKTCPEDQGVKTIQQLSDIVLKLGRLAFKKLMEHQTLFYSSDQDVAGLEGCSMVSTFLDTTVAQEPGCTEEVFSFAHLTVQEFFAALYCAVTDQPLPDAMQSSDNQNNGHLDLFSRFLSGILSDRNSNFLSRQVGLHCQKEKVEMYRQKITTDLAVLCENGAHILNCLHCLFEQQDPSMTLPVLPELLRVNVSDETLAQMDHNAIKYFLTLTEGKILSELDLTATGVNCDSLSNIQPFLHRCQRLWLGENNLDMDAVQVIADVVKISENLAYLGLGWTNIGDDELQALCTSIRVKKKVQELWMEGNRVSHRGLLSLADLTPDPLQTIVVIWNDLYETESESLCNQESITVHFTDEQMWQEWGDWVFRRCQVSSNEKLLTVLHKVCNVSSGCLELHWAKTFYSQLSQLIKSRIESCTDDDMCKKLQKFDSLLNL from the exons ATGCTTTTCACATCAGCCATGGTGGAAATCGACGCTTCCAACTCCTGCCTGACTGCAGTGAGAGTGCTGCGTGTTTCCCTGGTGGATGAACTGGAAGGACAGATCGACTCCCTGATAGAAGAGCTAGTGGATCAGAACGCCTTCACTCGGGATGACCGGGAGGAAGTGCTGTGTCAGCCGGGGCCCCGGGCCAGAGTGCGGAAGGTGTTGGATATCCTGGAGTGCAAAGGGGAGGAAGCAGCGAAGGTTTTCTTGTCTGTTAGAAGTCATCGGCAGCTCTCCAAGAATGCACCTCAAGTTCCAACCTCAG AGTACAAGAAGATGCAACAAAAGCACAAAGATGTACTGAGGCGCAGGAGTGAGAGCATGCTTTTCTACAATAGTAGGCATGGAGACAAAATCCTCTTTTCTGAACATTACGTCAACCTCCTATTAGTGGACGGACACCAGGCCTTAGAGATTAAGAGACACGAGGTGCTGGCTTTTGGACAAAAGAGATTGTCTCTACAACATAAATCAGGGCTGCAAAGGAAAATTGCACCAGCTGAACTGTTTTCgagaacaaatgaaaaacgTCCAATAAAGAAAGTGCTGGTGACAGGGGTGGCAGGAATTGGCAAAACGGTTCTGGTGCAGAAAATTCTCTTTGATTTTGGGCAGAACAAGGACCACCTGGGATTTGACTTTGTTATTCACATGAGCTTTAGAGATTTAAATCTTATTGACAAGCCCACAAACTTCAGAGAGTTGGTACTTCGTAAGAATAGGCACCTTTCTAAAGAACTGGATTACATCTTAGCTAACGATGACAAACTCCTAATTATCCTGGATGGATTTGATGAGTTCAGACACTACCGGAGCTGCGACGTTGACGTATTTGTGTCTGAGCCAGAGGAGGATGCAGAGGTGAATGAAATTTTGGGGAGTTTGTTGCAGGGTGAGCTGCTACCCAATGCCTCTGTCATGCTCACAAGCCGGCCTACAGCTATCAACCACATCCCTGTTGGATGCATCGACCGCTATGTGCTTATTGCCGGATTCTCCATAAATGAAGTTCAAGACTTCTTCCTGAGGTATTTCCAGGATGCTACTGTGGCTGACAGAATGTTTTCAATGGTGTCAGCAAATGAACTAATGCTGACACTATGCTATATTCCTGCTTTCTGCTCCATTGTGTGCTGCATCCTCAATGAGAGCAAAGATCTTTGTGGGGAAAGCCCAAAGACCATGACGGATATTTACGTGCAATATCTGGTGGCCTTGCTTCGTTCTCACACCCAGTCCAGAACTAAGACGTGTCCTGAAGACCAAGGAGTAAAAACCATCCAGCAGCTGTCTGATATTGTGTTGAAGCTGGGTCGACTTGCCTTTAAGAAGCTAATGGAGCATCAAACACTCTTCTACAGCAGCGACCAAGATGTGGCTGGGCTAGAGGGATGCAGCATGGTTAGTACCTTCCTTGATACGACAGTTGCACAAGAGCCCGGCTGCACTGAAGAGGTTTTCTCCTTTGCCCACCTCACTGTTCAGGAGTTCTTTGCTGCTCTTTACTGCGCTGTGACGGATCAACCATTGCCTGATGCAATGCAGAGCAGTGACAACCAAAACAATGGACACTTGGACCTCTTCAGCCGCTTCCTGTCTGGAATCCTCTCAGATCGGAATTCTAATTTTCTGTCAAGACAAGTGGGACTTCATTGCCAGAAGGAAAAAGTAGAGATGTACCGTCAGAAGATCACAACAGATCTTGCAGTGCTTTGTGAGAACGGAGCCCATATTCTGAACTGCTTACATTGTTTGTTTGAGCAACAGGACCCCTCAATGACCCTACCAGTGCTCCCAGAATTACTTAGAGTAAATGTCAGCGACGAAACACTTGCTCAAATGGACCATAATGCCATAAAGTATTTCCTAACCCTCACAGAAGGCAAAATACTATCAGAACTGGATCTTACAGCGACTGGAGTGAACTGTGACTCTCTGAGCAACATTCAACCATTTCTGCATAGATGTCAGAGACTGTG GCTTGgagaaaataatttagacaTGGATGCGGTTCAGGTCATTGCAGATGTGGTGAAAATCTCAGAAAATCTCGCCTACCTTGG gcTTGGATGGACAAACATCGGTGACGATGAACTACAAGCTCTTTGCACTTCGATTCGGGTGAAAAAAAAGGTTCAAGAATTGTG GATGGAGGGTAACAGAGTTAGTCACAGAGGTCTGCTGTCACTCGCTGATTTGACGCCTGATCCACTGCAAACAATTGT GGTCATATGGAACGACTTGTATGAGACCGAGTCGGAGAGCCTGTGCAACCAGGAGAGCATCACAGTACATTTTACAGATGAACAAATGTGGCAAGAGTGGGGGGATTGGGTTTTTAGGCGCTGCCAGGTCAGCAGCAATGAGAAGCTACTGACGGTACTCCACAAAGTTTGTAACGTGTCAAGTGGCTGTCTGGAGCTCCACTGGGCAAAGACCTTCTACAGTCAACTGTCGCAGCTTATTAAGAGCCGGATAGAGTCCTGCACGGACGATGATATGTGCAAGAAACTCCAAAAGTTTGACAGCCTTTTAAATCTCTGA
- the larp7 gene encoding la-related protein 7 encodes MMKTEKEAGDDGATKPSDSSKETEKKKRSRVKQLLTDIKRQVEFWFGEVNLHKDRFLKKLIDESDSGYVDISVLTNFSRMKKLTTDTKLIARALKNSSVVQINLEGTKVRRKHLLGNPPNNVDSRTVYVELLPKDVTHSWIERVFTKCGNVVYVSIPRYRSTGDSKGFAFVEFEKEEQAQKAIEMLNNPPEDAPRKPGIFPKTLNRKPIPFPVDNPQSREEEKKKRKKKKKKDGTAAAAKASAEKVQEVAMEAEPSEHKRKHVTAYCDPETSSTQKTPGKLSEKKRRRSQTAEGSESDVPSKIRKTSESETGHKEEDEASMNLPSKSDTEGNTEKGKENRDDMTVKAKRKRKKKHKEKLKIGEEVIPLRVLSKKEWVELKEEYLVLQKRSMASLKKCISKINHKDDDAPQDGNVDMSNKAEKETKQGPQFVSGVIVKITDSKPLPTRKIIKDALSKVSPVAYVDILDGDVECHVRFHTPEDATAISDAKEQLLKERSWKLEILKGGHEQRYWQKILVDRQVKLNRPREKKRGTEKLISKAEKIIIARAKEANKHIRFEED; translated from the exons ATGATGAAGACAGAGAAGGAAGCAGGGGATGATGGAGCAACAAAACCCAGTGACAGTAGCAAggagactgaaaaaaagaagagatccCGTGTCAAGCAGCTCCTCACCGACATTAAGAGGCAGGTGGAGTTCTGGTTTGGAGAAGTCAACCTGCACAAGGACCGCTTTCTGAAAAAGCTCATCGACGAATCCGACAGTGGAT ATGTTGACATATCTGTGCTGACAAACTTCAGTCGCATGAAGAAGCTGACGACTGACACTAAGCTGATCGCCAGAGCCCTAAAGAATTCATCCGTAGTGCAG attaacCTCGAAGGAACTAAAGTAAGACGTAAACATCTGCTTGGAAACCCACCAAATAACGTCGACAGCCGGACGGTCTATGtg GAACTTTTACCGAAGGACGTGACTCACAGCTGGATCGAAAGAGTTTTTACAAAGTGCGGGAATGTGGTGTACGTCAGCATACCCAGATACAGGAGCACCGGTGACTCTAAAGGATTTGCCTTTGTCGAGTTTGAGAAAGAGGAACAAGCTCAGAAAGCTATTGAG ATGTTGAACAACCCTCCTGAAGACGCTCCAAGGAAGCCGGGGATTTTCCCCAAAACGTTAAATAGGAAACCTATTCCTTTTCCTGTGGACAATCCACAGTCAC gggaggaggagaagaaaaagcgcaagaagaaaaaaaagaaggatggaacagcagcagcagcaaaagcaTCAGCAGAAAAAGTCCAAGAGGTTGCAATGGAAGCAGAGCCGTCGGAGCACAAGAGGAAGCATGTGACAGCATATTGTGATCCGGAGACCAGCAGCACACAGAAGACACCGGGAAAATTATCAGAGAAGAAACGGCGACGGTCACAGACTGCAGAGGGATCAGAGAGTGACGTTCCCTCTAAGATTAGGAAAACCAGTGAAAGTGAAACTGGGCATAAGGAGGAAGATGAAGCCAGCATGA ATCTGCCCAGTAAAAGCGACACAGAAGGAAATACGGaaaaggggaaagaaaacagagatgACATGACTGTGAAggcaaagaggaagagaaaaaagaagcacaaagaGAAGCTGAAAATTGGAGAGGAAGTCATCCCGTTACGTGTTCTATCAAA GAAGGAGTGGGTTGAGCTGAAAGAAGAGTATCTGGTCCTACAGAAGCGCAGCATGGCGTCcctgaagaaatgcatcagCAAGATTAATCACAAGGATGACGACGCTCCTCAGGATGGAAACG TTGATATGAGCAACAAAGCggaaaaagaaactaaacaggGTCCGCAGTTTGTCAGTGGCGTCATCGTGAAGATTACAGACAGCAAACCGTTACCAACCAGGAAGATCATCAAA GATGCTCTGTCCAAAGTATCTCCAGTTGCTTATGTTGACATTTTGGATGGAGATGTTGAATGTCACGTCCGTTTCCACACACCGGAGGACGCTACCGCCATCAGCGACGCTAAAGAGCAGCTGCTGAAGGAACGCAGCTGGAAGCTTGAGATTCTTAAAG GTGGCCACGAACAGCGGTACTGGCAGAAGATTTTAGTGGACCGCCAAGTCAAACTGAATCGTCCCAGGGAGAAGAAGCGAGGCACAGAAAAG CTCATATCCAAAGCTGAGAAAATCATCATTGCCCGAGCCAAGGAGGCCAACAAGCACATCCGCTTTGAAGAAGACTGA